The nucleotide sequence AATACTCATGCTAATATCGTTAAAGGTTTAACGATTAAATCGGGAGGGATGGACAAATTATCAGCTTTTAAACTTTCAATATATAATTCAATGGCTTCTGTAATATTAGCGATAGCTTCTTCAAAAGAATCTCCTTGAGAGTGGCAGCCTTTTAAGGCTGGACAAAAGGCATGATAGCCACCATCAGATTCTTTTTCTAGAATAACAGTATAATTGTAAATTTGTTTACTGTTGCTGTTCATCGATGATAGAACTATAGGAATTGACAGGTTTTTAATTAACACTAATTTTATGATAAACTATTACCAGAAAAATTGCTTAGTTGGCGGTTAATAAATTAGATATTAGCGGTAAGTGCGGCTAACAGGCGGGAATGAGGCTAGATGGCCAAATATAGCCTCAGAGAGCTAATTCTTAACATATTGGCGAGTTTTTTTAACATCAACATCAGATAAAAACTTACACCAAAGTTGATGCAAGCTGTAATCCTTTTGATTTTATCATGCCAATCTAACTTGACAGACCACTAGGGGTATTGTACCTCCACATAAGCCACTGCTCTTGCCTATGGCAAATTTTATCCCCAAGGGAGCCGCTTAGAAATCATTACCGGTAAATTAATCTTGGAGTTTCATCCTAATTTCATAGTTAAAAGCCATCCTTGAAATAGGGATTAATAAAGAAACAACTTAAGTATTGTCCCTGACAACCAAACAGGATTGAGGTATAACTATGAAAAATTCATCTTTATTATGCAGTTTAGTAGGCTTATTGGCTAGTAGCACATTAACAGGATTATTATTCATCAACCCGACACAAGCTCAATCATCACCGCATCATCCTCAGCATCCGCTTAACTCTTCCTCTGGGTGTTGTAGTGGAATGGGAATGACTAATCAACAACAAGATAAGCATTTTATTCAAATGATGATTCCTCATCATCAAGGAGCTATAGATATGGCTAATTTGGCCTTAAAGCAATCTCAACATCCTCAAATTAAACAGTTAGCAGAAGCCATTAAAAAAACTCAAAACCAAGAAATTGAACAACTGAAAACTTGGTATAAACAATGGTATGGGGTAGAACTGCCCAATGATTCTAACTCACAAACTTCTGCTAATTCTAGCGGCTGTGGGATGATGAGCATGATGTCGACTAATTTACAAGCCCTCAAAAATGCGTCAGATTTTGATAAAGTGTTTATTGAAGAGATGATTCCTCATCACCAAAATGCCGTCATGATGTCAGCAATGGTTTTAAATAGTCCACACCCAGAATTACGCAATCTCGCTCTCAACATTATTAACACTCAAAGCGCAGAAATTGAGGAAATGAATCAGTGGTTAAATAGTTGGTATTAATCATTAGTCAATACTCATTAGTCATTAGTCAGAGCGTTTTTTTACCTGTTTACTAAGAGGATTTTGAATAAGAGAAATATCCGATGAGAATTTTATTAGTTGAAGATGAACCGGACTTAGGAGAAGCTCTTAAAAAAGCTCTCAATCAAAAAAAATATATTGTTGACTGGGTACAAGATGGCGCTGAAGCTTGGACTTGTCTAGAATCTCAGTGGACAGAATATAATTTAGCGATTGTTGACTGGTTACTACCCGGAATAAGCGGATTAGATATTATTAAACGTCTCCGAAAGCAAAAAAATTCCCTACCCGTCTTGATGTTGACGGCCAAAGATCAGATGGAAGATAAAGTTATAGGATTAGATGCCGGGGCAGATGATTATTTAATTAAACCCTTTGGAATGGCAGAATTATTAGCTAGATTAAGGGCTTTAGGAAGACGTTCTCCTCAACTTCAACCTCAACAGTTTCAAAGAGGTCTTTTGATTCTAGATTATGGAACTCGCACTGTTTATTATAAAAATCATCAAACTCTTCCTTTAACCACAAAAGAATTTCAACTTCTGGAGTATTTTTTTAATCATCCCAATCAAATTCTCACGAGTGAACAAATTCGTAATCATCTTTGGGAAATGGGAGAAGAACCTTTAAGTAATGTGGTAGCGGCTCAGGTTCGCCTCTTACGACGTAAACTAGAAACTGTAGGCAGTAAAAATAGCATTGAAACAGTACATGGTGTAGGCTATCGTTTTAATCTTAATTTAGCTTCAGATTGATTCTAATAACTTATGAAGCAAAATCAACTTTTTAATCGAACTCGATGGCGTTTAGCGGTTTGGTATGCTGGCGTAATGGGCGTTATTTTCAGTGTATCAGGATATGGTTTATATGAAGCCATTGCTCATGCTCATTGGATGACTTTAGATCGAGAATTAGAGACTGTTGCTGGTATTCTTCATGATGGTTTAGAATCAAAACTTAAAG is from Gloeothece verrucosa PCC 7822 and encodes:
- a CDS encoding DUF305 domain-containing protein; this encodes MKNSSLLCSLVGLLASSTLTGLLFINPTQAQSSPHHPQHPLNSSSGCCSGMGMTNQQQDKHFIQMMIPHHQGAIDMANLALKQSQHPQIKQLAEAIKKTQNQEIEQLKTWYKQWYGVELPNDSNSQTSANSSGCGMMSMMSTNLQALKNASDFDKVFIEEMIPHHQNAVMMSAMVLNSPHPELRNLALNIINTQSAEIEEMNQWLNSWY
- the rppA gene encoding two-component system response regulator RppA — translated: MRILLVEDEPDLGEALKKALNQKKYIVDWVQDGAEAWTCLESQWTEYNLAIVDWLLPGISGLDIIKRLRKQKNSLPVLMLTAKDQMEDKVIGLDAGADDYLIKPFGMAELLARLRALGRRSPQLQPQQFQRGLLILDYGTRTVYYKNHQTLPLTTKEFQLLEYFFNHPNQILTSEQIRNHLWEMGEEPLSNVVAAQVRLLRRKLETVGSKNSIETVHGVGYRFNLNLASD
- a CDS encoding type II toxin-antitoxin system HicB family antitoxin, encoding MNSNSKQIYNYTVILEKESDGGYHAFCPALKGCHSQGDSFEEAIANITEAIELYIESLKADNLSIPPDLIVKPLTILA